From Vitis vinifera cultivar Pinot Noir 40024 chromosome 3, ASM3070453v1, the proteins below share one genomic window:
- the LOC100250922 gene encoding oligopeptide transporter 4, with translation MGTLEAQTPYSTAERSISATDGDEDELSPIEEVRLTVTNTDDPSLPVWTFRMWFMGLFSCALLSFLDQFFAYRTEPLIITQITVQVATLPIGHFMAAVLPTTRFRIPGFGSRSFSLNPGPFNMKEHVLISIFANAGSAFGSGSAYAVGIVTIIKAFYQRKISFLSGWLLIITTQVLGYGWAGLLRKYVVEPAHMWWPSSLVQVSLFRALHEKEEQRMTRAKFFVIALICSFSWYLIPGYLFSTLTSISWVCWAFPKSVTAQQLGSGMRGLGLGALTLDWTVVASFLFSPLVSPFFAILNIFVGYVLLVYAVIPLAYWGFDMYNAHRFPIFSSHLFTSQGQLYDIGAIVNDKFEINRQKYEEQGRINLSIFFALSYGFGFATIASTLTHVALFYGSEICQRYRASYKGKEDIHTRLMRRYADIPSWWFYLLLVVTIAVSLALCIFLNDEVQMPWWGLIFAAAMAFIFTLPISIITATTNQTPGLNIITEYVMGVILPGRPIANVCFKTYGYMSMAQAVSFLNDFKLGHYMKIPPRSMFLVQFIGTILAGTINIAVAWWLLTTIKNICQDELLPPDSPWTCPGDRVFFDASVIWGLVGPKRIFGSLGNYPSMNWFFLGGALGPVVVWVFHKAFPKQSWIPLINLPVLLGATSMMPPATSLNYNSWILVGTIFNFFVFRYRKQWWQRYNYILSAAMDAGVAFMAVLLYFSLGIEEKGLTWWGTDGEHCKLATCPTAKGIVVDGCPVN, from the exons ATGGGGACCTTAGAAGCACAAACACCCTACTCCACCGCTGAAAGATCCATCAGTGCCACCGACGGCGATGAAGACGAGCTCTCGCCCATCGAGGAAGTCCGGCTAACCGTGACCAACACCGACGACCCCAGCCTCCCCGTGTGGACCTTTAGAATGTGGTTCATGGGCTTGTTCTCATGCGCACTCCTCTCATTTCTCGACCAATTCTTCGCGTACAGGACTGAGCCGCTCATCATAACTCAGATCACCGTCCAAGTTGCCACCCTCCCCATTGGCCACTTCATGGCGGCGGTGCTACCCACCACCAGGTTCCGGATTCCAGGGTTCGGGTCACGATCATTTTCGCTCAACCCTGGTCCGTTTAACATGAAGGAACATGTCCTCATTTCCATCTTTGCTAACGCCGGAAGTGCTTTTGGAAGTGGCTCTGCTTATGCTGTTGGTATAGTCACCATAATCAAAGCCTTTTATCAACGAAAGATCTCGTTTTTGTCTGGTTGGCTTCTCATAATCACTACTCAG GTATTGGGATATGGATGGGCTGGGCTGCTGAGGAAGTATGTGGTGGAGCCGGCCCATATGTGGTGGCCCAGCTCCTTGGTTCAAGTCTCTCTTTTCCG GGCATTACATGAGAAAGAGGAGCAACGCATGACAAGAGCAAAGTTCTTCGTGATTGCACTAATTTGCAGTTTTTCCTGGTACCTGATCCCAGGATACCTCTTCTCAACACTCACAAGTATATCATGGGTCTGCTGGGCATTCCCCAAGTCAGTTACAGCCCAGCAATTAGGCTCAGGCATGAGGGGCCTTGGACTTGGAGCCCTAACCCTCGACTGGACTGTTGTGGCCTCTTTCTTATTCAGCCCCCTCGTTTCCCCTTTCTTTGCCATTCTCAATATCTTTGTGGGCTATGTCTTGTTAGTATATGCTGTCATTCCCTTGGCTTACTGGGGATTTGATATGTACAATGCACATAGATTTCCCATATTCTCCTCTCACTTGTTCACATCGCAAGGTCAGCTATATGACATAGGAGCTATTGTAAATGACAAGTTTGAGATAAATCGACAGAAGTATGAGGAGCAGGGACGAATTAATCTAAGCATATTTTTTGCTCTCAGTTATGGCTTTGGTTTTGCAACTATAGCATCCACCCTTACTCATGTCGCTCTCTTCTATGGAAG CGAAATTTGCCAGCGGTATCGTGCTTCTTACAAGGGCAAGGAGGATATCCATACAAGATTGATGAGGAGATATGCAGACATACCTTCCTGGTGGTTCTATTTGTTACTTGTAGTGACAATCGCAGTCTCCCTTGCACTCTGCATCTTCTTGAATGATGAGGTTCAGATGCCATGGTGGGGACTCATCTTTGCTGCTGCCATGGCATTTATTTTTACCCTTCCAATCAGCATTATAACTGCTACAACAAACCAG ACACCAGGACTGAATATAATCACAGAGTACGTCATGGGTGTCATATTACCAGGAAGACCGATAGCCAATGTGTGCTTCAAAACCTATGGTTATATGAGCATGGCTCAGGCTGTCTCCTTCCTGAATGATTTCAAGCTAGGACACTACATGAAGATCCCTCCAAGATCGATGTTCTTAGTTCAG TTTATAGGAACGATCCTGGCAGGAACAATCAACATTGCAGTGGCATGGTGGTTGCTGACTACTATTAAGAACATATGCCAGGATGAACTCCTTCCTCCTGACAGTCCTTGGACATGCCCTGGTGACCGGGTCTTCTTTGATGCATCTGTTATATGGGGTTTGGTAGGACCTAAACGAATCTTTGGAAGTCTTGGAAACTATCCTTCCATGAATTGGTTCTTTCTTGGAGGTGCATTGGGACCGGTTGTGGTTTGGGTATTTCATAAGGCATTCCCAAAGCAATCTTGGATTCCCCTAATTAACCTTCCAGTCCTTTTGGGAGCAACAAGTATGATGCCACCGGCAACCTCACTAAATTACAATTCTTGGATTCTTGTTGGAacaattttcaacttttttgtCTTCCGTTATCGAAAGCAGTGGTGGCAGAGGTACAATTATATCCTTTCAGCTGCTATGGATGCGGGGGTTGCTTTCATGGCAGTGCTATTGTACTTCTCACTGGGCATTGAGGAGAAAGGTCTCACTTGGTGGGGTACAGATGGTGAACACTGTAAGCTGGCAACTTGTCCTACAGCCAAAGGCATTGTGGTTGATGGCTGTCCAGTGAACTAA